From the Microbacterium thalassium genome, one window contains:
- a CDS encoding low temperature requirement protein A — MSLSHRLTRMTGRDPNEPHRQATPLELLFDLTFVVAFSQAATQTAHLLELGHVGPALMGFSLAVFGISWAWINYSWLASAYDNQDIFFRVATLIAMVGVLILAMGIPPAFHSIDEGAHLDNGLLVVGYVIMRVATVALWLRAARDDPERRATCLTYAGWVSAAQVGWIALVFADPPLMATFTIAALLVAAEIIGPVVAEHRYGGTPWHAHHIAERYGLLVIITLGEVVLGTILIISAVVEDEGWSLEAGILALSGTALAFGMWWVYFMIPSARVLRVHRNRAFAWGYGHMILFGSIVGVGAGLHVAANVIAHVAHVDALFAMWCVAIPVAIFLICVYVLYSLLLMEFDPFHLWLFAGSLVVLVLSIVAVGLGATLGVGLLIAALSPVVTIVGYETVGHRHQAEALERAMA, encoded by the coding sequence ATGAGTCTCAGCCACCGACTCACCCGCATGACGGGTCGGGACCCGAACGAACCGCACCGCCAGGCAACGCCCCTGGAGCTGCTGTTCGACCTGACGTTCGTCGTGGCCTTCAGCCAGGCCGCGACGCAGACCGCGCACCTGCTCGAGCTGGGGCATGTCGGCCCCGCGCTCATGGGCTTCTCGCTGGCGGTGTTCGGCATCTCGTGGGCGTGGATCAACTACTCGTGGCTGGCCTCGGCCTACGACAACCAGGACATCTTCTTCCGTGTCGCGACGCTCATCGCGATGGTGGGCGTGCTGATCCTCGCGATGGGCATCCCGCCCGCCTTCCACTCCATCGACGAGGGCGCGCACCTCGACAACGGCCTGCTCGTCGTCGGCTACGTCATCATGCGCGTCGCGACGGTCGCCCTGTGGCTGCGCGCGGCGCGCGACGACCCCGAGCGGCGGGCGACGTGCCTGACGTACGCCGGCTGGGTGTCGGCCGCCCAGGTCGGCTGGATCGCGCTGGTGTTCGCCGATCCGCCGCTGATGGCGACCTTCACCATCGCCGCACTGCTGGTGGCCGCCGAGATCATCGGACCCGTCGTCGCCGAGCACCGGTACGGCGGTACGCCGTGGCACGCTCACCACATCGCCGAGCGATATGGACTGCTCGTCATCATCACGCTCGGCGAGGTCGTGCTGGGCACCATCCTCATCATCTCGGCCGTGGTCGAGGACGAAGGGTGGTCGCTCGAGGCCGGCATCCTCGCCCTGTCCGGCACGGCGCTGGCGTTCGGCATGTGGTGGGTCTACTTCATGATCCCGTCCGCACGCGTGCTCCGCGTGCACCGCAATCGCGCCTTCGCGTGGGGATACGGGCACATGATCCTGTTCGGATCGATCGTCGGCGTCGGCGCCGGACTCCATGTCGCGGCCAATGTCATCGCGCACGTCGCGCACGTCGATGCCCTCTTCGCGATGTGGTGCGTGGCCATCCCGGTCGCGATCTTCCTGATCTGCGTCTACGTCCTCTACTCGCTGCTGCTGATGGAGTTCGATCCCTTCCACCTCTGGCTGTTCGCCGGCTCCCTCGTCGTGCTCGTCCTGAGCATCGTCGCCGTGGGGCTGGGCGCGACTCTGGGCGTGGGACTGCTGATCGCCGCGCTCTCCCCCGTCGTCACGATCGTCGGCTACGAGACGGTCGGACACCGGCACCAGGCCGAGGCCCTCGAGCGGGCGATGGCGTGA
- a CDS encoding anthranilate synthase family protein, whose protein sequence is MTGPADTLFDLAARGVPFALIARDDASVEVLTGDVVDVELLADIPLADAAGAPREVLALVPYRQVRERGFACHDDDAPLRCLVVDEHTALPRDAVLAALPTAPVPLTDAGFDLSDEDYAEIVRDVITNEIGRGEGANFVIRRDFVAGVDADPVTAAFTWFRALLEHERGAYWTFLVVTPGHIAVGASPEAHVSAQDGIVTMNPISGTFRHPAGGATVETLSEFLESTKETEELFMVVDEELKMMSAVCSDGGRITGPHLKEMSRLTHTEYMLRGTSRLDPRDILRETMFAPTVTGSPMQNACTVIARHEREPRGYYSGVAALFTPRTDDVLPGEPTHDLDAPILIRTAYLVDGRLRVPVGATLVRHSDPYGEVGETHGKAAGVLGAIGAIPRDAAAEAARDEIDEDAPAPVSRKLADDPGVAALLMSRNARLADFWLNPQDPGESGPFAGRSALVIDAEDRFTTMLAHQLRHLGLDARIVPWDAASDEDIDDAELVVAGPGPGDPRDETSARIRRMREIVARRRASGRPLLAVCLSHQILADGLGVGLGPLDAPHQGLQKTVDVFGQPASIGFYNTFTARVAPGTTRVDGAELSTDAAGDVYALRGAGFASVQGHLESILSRDGMTTLERLITHALTPVGA, encoded by the coding sequence ATGACCGGGCCCGCTGACACCCTCTTCGACCTCGCCGCGCGCGGCGTCCCCTTCGCCCTGATCGCGCGCGACGACGCCTCTGTCGAGGTCCTCACCGGCGACGTCGTCGACGTCGAGCTGCTCGCCGACATCCCGCTCGCCGATGCAGCCGGAGCCCCGCGCGAGGTGCTCGCGCTGGTGCCGTACCGGCAGGTGCGCGAGCGCGGCTTCGCGTGCCACGACGACGATGCGCCGCTGCGGTGCCTGGTCGTCGACGAGCACACCGCGCTCCCCCGCGACGCCGTGCTGGCGGCCCTCCCGACCGCGCCGGTCCCGCTGACGGATGCCGGCTTCGACCTGTCCGACGAGGACTACGCCGAGATCGTCCGCGACGTGATCACGAACGAGATCGGACGCGGCGAGGGAGCCAACTTCGTCATCCGGCGCGACTTCGTCGCCGGCGTCGACGCCGATCCCGTCACGGCCGCCTTCACCTGGTTCCGGGCCCTTCTCGAGCACGAGCGCGGCGCCTACTGGACGTTCCTCGTCGTCACGCCGGGACACATCGCCGTGGGCGCCAGCCCCGAGGCGCATGTCAGCGCGCAGGACGGCATCGTGACGATGAACCCCATCTCGGGCACGTTCCGTCACCCGGCGGGAGGCGCGACGGTCGAGACCCTCAGCGAGTTCCTGGAGTCGACCAAGGAGACCGAGGAGCTCTTCATGGTCGTCGACGAAGAGCTGAAGATGATGAGCGCCGTGTGCTCCGACGGCGGCCGCATCACCGGGCCGCACCTCAAGGAGATGTCGCGCCTGACCCACACCGAGTACATGCTGCGGGGGACGAGCCGCCTCGACCCGCGCGACATCCTGCGCGAGACCATGTTCGCCCCCACGGTCACCGGCTCCCCCATGCAGAACGCGTGCACCGTGATCGCCCGGCACGAGCGCGAGCCGCGGGGCTACTACTCCGGTGTCGCGGCGCTGTTCACGCCGCGCACGGACGACGTCCTCCCCGGCGAACCCACCCACGACCTCGATGCGCCGATCCTCATCCGCACGGCGTACCTCGTGGACGGGCGGCTGCGCGTGCCGGTCGGCGCGACGCTCGTGCGCCACTCGGACCCGTACGGCGAGGTCGGCGAGACGCATGGCAAGGCGGCCGGCGTCCTCGGTGCGATCGGCGCGATCCCGCGCGACGCCGCCGCCGAGGCGGCACGCGACGAGATCGACGAGGACGCCCCCGCTCCGGTCTCGCGCAAGCTCGCCGACGACCCGGGCGTCGCTGCGCTGCTGATGTCGCGCAACGCGCGCCTGGCCGACTTCTGGCTCAATCCGCAAGACCCCGGCGAGTCGGGGCCGTTCGCGGGCCGGTCGGCGCTCGTCATCGACGCCGAGGACCGTTTCACCACGATGCTCGCCCACCAGCTGCGGCACCTCGGGCTCGATGCCCGCATCGTCCCGTGGGACGCGGCATCCGACGAAGACATCGACGACGCCGAGCTCGTCGTGGCCGGTCCCGGCCCGGGCGACCCGCGCGATGAGACCAGCGCCCGCATCCGCCGCATGCGCGAGATCGTGGCGCGGCGGCGCGCGTCGGGACGGCCGCTGCTGGCGGTGTGCCTGAGCCACCAGATCCTCGCCGACGGCCTCGGCGTGGGCCTGGGACCGCTCGACGCGCCGCACCAGGGCCTGCAGAAGACCGTCGACGTGTTCGGGCAGCCGGCGTCCATCGGGTTCTACAACACGTTCACGGCTCGGGTCGCGCCGGGCACCACGCGCGTGGACGGCGCGGAGCTGTCGACGGATGCCGCCGGCGACGTGTACGCGCTGCGCGGCGCCGGCTTCGCGTCGGTGCAGGGCCACCTCGAGTCGATCCTGTCGCGCGACGGCATGACGACCCTCGAGCGGCTCATCACGCACGCGCTCACGCCCGTCGGCGCCTAG
- a CDS encoding Mur ligase family protein — translation MPTDAPSNLPPVLRPEHPPVHALSDLAARFGSEVRGDAAGVELTGITLATADLRPGEAFVAIRGGTRHGAEFAAAAAEKGAVAVITDAAGADLADSAGLPIVVVEHPRALLGDLSAWVYGTGPGDDIPLLFGTTGTNGKTSVSHLLEGILEQLGVVTGLSSTAERHIAGEVIVSRLTTPEASEFHALLALMRERGVEAVAVEVSAQALSRHRVDGLVFDVAGFTNLSHDHLDDYADMREYFEAKMPLFRPDRSKRAVICLDSEYGPEVAERCEVPAVTIATPAIAFEAEAAASADWIVDIIDERQDGTEFSLTARDGRTLTTVVPVIGRHMAANAGLAIVMLLEGGYRWERLTSALDGGRIEAYLPGRTQLVSGERGPAIYVDFGHSPDAFEKTLAAIRRVTPGKTVMLFGADGDRDATKRHDMGRTAVEGSDILVITDHHPRFEDPDSIRATLIEGARRARPEAEILEFSPPERAIVETVARVGDGDAVLWAGPGHQDYRDIRGVRTPYSARELARRALRAAGWPVPDPHWPVPYPDDHVVISDPLRPFDFPAS, via the coding sequence ATGCCGACAGACGCCCCCTCGAATCTGCCCCCCGTGCTGCGCCCGGAGCACCCGCCCGTCCACGCGCTGAGCGATCTCGCAGCCCGCTTCGGGAGCGAGGTGCGCGGCGACGCCGCGGGCGTCGAGCTCACCGGCATCACGCTGGCGACCGCCGATCTGCGGCCCGGTGAAGCCTTCGTCGCGATCCGCGGCGGCACGCGCCACGGCGCCGAGTTCGCGGCCGCCGCCGCCGAGAAGGGGGCCGTCGCGGTCATCACCGACGCCGCCGGCGCCGATCTCGCCGATTCCGCGGGCCTGCCGATCGTCGTGGTGGAGCACCCCCGCGCGCTGCTGGGCGATCTGTCGGCCTGGGTGTACGGCACGGGCCCCGGCGACGACATCCCGCTGCTGTTCGGCACGACGGGCACGAACGGCAAGACGAGCGTGTCGCATCTGCTCGAGGGCATCCTCGAGCAGCTCGGCGTCGTCACCGGCCTGTCGTCGACCGCCGAGCGCCACATCGCCGGCGAGGTCATCGTCTCGCGGCTGACCACGCCCGAGGCATCCGAGTTCCACGCGCTCCTCGCGCTGATGCGCGAGCGCGGGGTCGAGGCCGTGGCGGTCGAGGTGAGCGCGCAGGCTCTCAGCCGGCATCGCGTCGACGGACTCGTCTTCGACGTCGCCGGCTTCACGAATCTCAGCCACGACCACCTCGACGACTACGCCGACATGCGCGAGTACTTCGAGGCGAAGATGCCGCTGTTCCGGCCGGACCGCTCGAAGCGCGCCGTCATCTGCCTGGACTCCGAGTACGGGCCCGAGGTCGCCGAGCGCTGCGAGGTGCCCGCGGTCACCATCGCGACGCCCGCGATCGCGTTCGAGGCGGAGGCCGCGGCGTCCGCGGACTGGATCGTCGACATCATCGACGAGCGCCAGGACGGCACCGAGTTCTCGCTGACGGCGCGCGACGGGCGCACCCTCACGACGGTCGTCCCGGTCATCGGGCGCCACATGGCCGCCAACGCCGGGCTCGCGATCGTGATGCTGCTCGAGGGCGGCTACCGGTGGGAGCGCCTGACCTCGGCGCTGGACGGCGGCCGCATCGAAGCGTACCTTCCCGGGCGCACGCAACTGGTGTCGGGCGAACGCGGTCCCGCGATCTACGTCGACTTCGGCCACTCCCCCGACGCGTTCGAGAAGACGCTCGCCGCGATCCGGCGCGTGACGCCGGGGAAGACCGTCATGCTGTTCGGCGCCGACGGCGACCGCGACGCGACCAAGCGCCACGATATGGGGCGCACCGCCGTCGAGGGCAGCGACATCCTCGTGATCACCGACCACCACCCGCGCTTCGAGGACCCCGACTCGATCCGCGCGACGCTCATCGAGGGTGCACGACGCGCGCGACCCGAGGCCGAGATCCTGGAGTTCTCGCCGCCCGAGCGCGCCATCGTCGAGACGGTGGCGCGAGTGGGCGACGGCGACGCGGTCCTGTGGGCCGGCCCGGGGCACCAGGACTACCGGGACATCCGGGGCGTGCGCACACCGTACTCCGCGCGCGAGCTCGCCCGCCGGGCGCTGCGGGCGGCCGGCTGGCCCGTGCCGGATCCCCATTGGCCGGTGCCGTATCCGGACGATCACGTCGTCATCTCGGATCCGCTGCGACCCTTCGACTTCCCCGCTTCCTGA
- a CDS encoding YciI family protein has product MKYVLMFTSTPELDDAVDPARAQEVYGRIYEWFGEHSDKFAGISAELQPVSTATTVAHGDTGPVVVDGPFSEAKEVVGGFTVIDVPDLDAAIAMTKTWPALETPGVSVEIRPMVVDYSQFEQ; this is encoded by the coding sequence GTGAAGTACGTCCTCATGTTCACGTCCACGCCCGAGCTCGACGACGCCGTGGACCCCGCCCGCGCGCAGGAGGTCTACGGCCGCATCTACGAGTGGTTCGGCGAGCACTCCGACAAGTTCGCCGGCATCAGCGCCGAGCTCCAGCCGGTGTCCACCGCGACGACCGTCGCTCACGGCGACACGGGACCCGTGGTCGTCGACGGCCCCTTCTCGGAGGCCAAGGAGGTCGTGGGCGGGTTCACCGTCATCGACGTCCCCGACCTCGACGCGGCCATCGCGATGACGAAGACGTGGCCGGCCCTCGAGACGCCGGGCGTCTCGGTCGAGATCCGTCCCATGGTCGTCGACTACAGCCAGTTCGAGCAGTGA
- a CDS encoding RNA polymerase sigma factor, with amino-acid sequence MTGADAAARDSGDEPAAAASDLLLSETVRAESGRIVAALTRRLGSFDVAEEAVADAVEEAVREWRVRGIPPRPGAWLTEAARHNAMDRLRRDRVYRDKLTLLAEPLREEAGTDAAEPDERLPLLFGCCHPALAPDAQLALTLRTIVGLTTAQIARATLQPVPTVQQRIVRAKRKIAAAGIPLQIPEGDDRRERLDIVLTVVSVMYSEAHLMDGRDAAADRDLADDAIWLARVVAASLPDEAEAHGLVALLLFHRARESARAVDGDLVLLGDQDRSRWDRSLMIAAHSSLRAAAALRRPGRWQLHAAIAACHADATGDAGTDWLQVLTLYDMLLAYDRSPLVRLNRAVALARVDGPDVALAEVDDLEPALAGAHLWHAVRASLLRELGREDEALAADLRALELTANAAERRLLERRLGRPPES; translated from the coding sequence GTGACGGGGGCGGATGCCGCGGCCCGCGACTCCGGCGACGAGCCGGCGGCCGCGGCATCCGATCTCCTCCTCTCCGAGACCGTGCGCGCCGAGTCGGGGCGCATCGTCGCAGCCCTCACACGGAGGCTGGGCAGCTTCGACGTGGCCGAGGAGGCCGTCGCCGACGCCGTCGAAGAGGCGGTGCGGGAGTGGCGCGTGCGCGGCATCCCGCCCCGCCCCGGAGCGTGGCTGACCGAGGCGGCGCGCCACAACGCCATGGACCGGCTGCGACGCGACCGGGTGTACCGCGACAAGCTCACGCTGCTCGCCGAGCCGCTGCGCGAGGAGGCGGGGACGGATGCCGCCGAGCCGGACGAGCGGCTCCCACTGCTGTTCGGCTGCTGCCACCCGGCGCTCGCGCCCGACGCGCAGCTCGCGCTGACGCTGCGAACGATCGTCGGGCTCACCACGGCGCAGATCGCCCGCGCAACGCTCCAGCCGGTGCCGACGGTACAGCAGCGCATCGTGCGCGCGAAGCGCAAGATCGCCGCTGCGGGCATCCCGCTCCAGATCCCCGAGGGCGACGACCGCCGCGAGCGGCTGGACATCGTGCTGACGGTCGTGTCGGTCATGTACAGCGAGGCGCATCTGATGGACGGGCGGGATGCCGCCGCCGACCGAGACCTCGCCGACGACGCGATCTGGCTGGCGCGCGTGGTTGCCGCGTCGCTGCCGGACGAGGCCGAAGCGCACGGACTGGTCGCGTTGCTGCTGTTCCACCGCGCGCGGGAGAGTGCCCGCGCGGTCGACGGCGATCTGGTGCTGCTCGGCGACCAGGACCGGTCGCGCTGGGACCGTTCGCTCATGATCGCGGCGCACTCGTCGCTGCGTGCGGCGGCGGCCCTGCGGCGGCCGGGGCGCTGGCAGCTGCACGCGGCGATCGCGGCGTGCCACGCGGATGCGACGGGCGACGCCGGCACCGACTGGCTGCAGGTGCTCACGCTGTACGACATGCTGCTGGCCTACGACCGCTCGCCGCTCGTGCGGCTCAACCGCGCGGTGGCGCTGGCGCGCGTGGACGGACCTGACGTCGCCCTCGCCGAGGTGGACGACCTCGAGCCCGCGCTCGCCGGCGCCCACCTGTGGCATGCCGTGCGCGCGTCGCTGCTGCGCGAACTCGGGCGCGAGGACGAGGCGCTCGCCGCGGACCTGCGGGCGCTCGAGCTGACGGCGAACGCCGCCGAGCGGCGCCTCCTCGAGCGTCGGCTGGGTCGCCCGCCCGAATCCTGA
- a CDS encoding M50 family metallopeptidase, translating to MEAIAFVIGLVLMIVGLAVSIALHEIGHLVPAKKFGVRVGQYMVGFGPTLWSRRRGETEYGIKAIPLGGYISMAGMYPPSPQEAARAGSGRAGGGFFATMVQDARAANDETLEAGDDTRVFYRLPVWKRVVIMLGGPLMNLLLAVVLFAILLSGIGLQTATTTVQSVSQCIIPADAERTECTADDPVAPAAAAGIEPGDVLVAVDGEPVETFAEASAIIQESAGEPIPVVIERDGAEQTLTLTPLAVERAATDAQGQVVVDENGETVTEEVGFVGIRQEVDYLRAPLWEAPVVAAQNVGAVANLIWQLPVKVWETGVDTITGQERDPNGPLSVVGAGFIAGEVAAADAPILNRVAGFLSLLASLNIALFVFNMVPLLPLDGGHIAVALWDGIKRAWAKLTGRAAPKPVDATRLVPATFVVVVALIAMGAVLIISDLVNPISLLG from the coding sequence GTGGAAGCGATCGCGTTCGTCATCGGCCTGGTCCTCATGATCGTGGGGCTCGCCGTCTCGATCGCCCTGCACGAGATCGGGCACCTCGTGCCCGCCAAGAAGTTCGGCGTGCGCGTCGGCCAGTACATGGTCGGCTTCGGTCCCACGCTGTGGTCGCGCCGCCGGGGCGAGACCGAGTACGGCATCAAGGCGATCCCGCTCGGCGGCTACATCTCGATGGCGGGGATGTACCCGCCGTCTCCCCAGGAGGCCGCGCGAGCCGGGTCGGGCCGCGCCGGCGGCGGCTTCTTCGCGACGATGGTGCAGGACGCCCGCGCCGCCAACGACGAGACCCTCGAGGCGGGCGACGACACCCGCGTGTTCTACCGCCTGCCGGTGTGGAAGCGCGTCGTCATCATGCTCGGCGGCCCTCTCATGAACCTGCTGCTGGCCGTCGTGCTGTTCGCGATCCTGCTCAGCGGCATCGGCCTCCAGACGGCGACGACGACGGTCCAGAGCGTCAGCCAGTGCATCATCCCCGCCGACGCCGAGCGCACCGAGTGCACCGCCGACGATCCCGTCGCTCCTGCCGCGGCGGCCGGCATCGAGCCCGGCGACGTGCTGGTGGCCGTCGACGGCGAGCCGGTGGAGACGTTCGCCGAGGCATCCGCCATCATCCAGGAATCCGCCGGAGAGCCTATCCCGGTGGTGATCGAGCGCGACGGCGCCGAACAGACGCTCACCCTGACGCCGCTCGCGGTCGAGCGCGCCGCCACCGACGCGCAGGGTCAGGTCGTCGTCGACGAGAACGGCGAGACCGTGACCGAGGAGGTCGGCTTCGTCGGCATCCGGCAGGAGGTCGACTACCTGCGCGCCCCGCTGTGGGAGGCGCCCGTCGTCGCCGCGCAGAACGTCGGCGCCGTCGCGAACCTCATCTGGCAGCTGCCGGTGAAGGTGTGGGAGACGGGCGTCGACACGATCACCGGGCAGGAGCGCGACCCCAACGGCCCGCTGAGCGTCGTCGGCGCGGGCTTCATCGCCGGCGAAGTGGCGGCCGCCGACGCGCCGATCCTCAACCGCGTCGCCGGCTTCCTCTCGCTGCTCGCATCCCTGAACATCGCGCTGTTCGTGTTCAACATGGTGCCGCTGCTGCCGCTGGACGGCGGCCACATCGCCGTGGCGCTGTGGGACGGCATCAAGCGCGCGTGGGCGAAGCTGACCGGGCGCGCGGCTCCGAAGCCGGTCGACGCGACGCGGCTCGTGCCGGCGACCTTCGTCGTCGTCGTCGCCCTGATCGCGATGGGCGCCGTGCTGATCATCTCGGACCTCGTGAACCCGATCTCGCTGCTCGGGTGA
- the pflB gene encoding formate C-acetyltransferase: MSIAEAAPATPGSQHDQVPTAWAGFVPGPWQDAIDVRDFIQRNLTPYDGDAAFLAGPTERTTRVWDTLSAMFPEEREKGVYDVDPHTPAGITAHGPGYISDDDHVIVGLQTDAPLKRAIMPNGGWRMVETALDTYGYEVDQTLKTVFTEYRKTHNQGVFDVYPPKVRAARSAHIVTGLPDAYGRGRIIGDYRRVALYGVDGLIAAKKLDKLDLDTRPFSDKVAREREEHAEQLRALVELKQMAASYGVDISGPATTAAEAVQWLYFGYLASVKEQNGAAMSLGRTSTFLDVYIERDLAAGTLTEERAQELVDDFVIKLRIVRFLRTPEYDALFSGDPTWVTETIGGIGEDGRSMVTKNSFRFLQTLYNLGPAPEPNMTVFWSSKLPQGFKDFCAQVSIDTSAVQYESDDLIRCRWGDDAAIACCVSPMRVGKQMQFFGARVNLAKALLYAINGGRDEVSGKQVSPAAAPVADAMLDYDDVMARFDKTMDWLADTYVEALNCIHWSHDKYAYERIEMALHDKNVMRTMACGIAGLSVAADSLAAIKYAAVTPVFDERGIVVDYETEGEFPTFGNDDDRADDIAVDLVERFMAKVRTHPTYRDAVPTQSVLTITSNVVYGKATGSTPDGRRAGEPFAPGANPMNGRDTHGMLASALSVAKLPYSEAEDGISLTNTVVPSGLGRTKDEQVANLSGLLDAYIGANGYHMNVNVLNRETLEDAMEHPENYPQLTIRVSGYAVNFVRLTREQQLDVLSRTFHGSM; the protein is encoded by the coding sequence ATGAGCATCGCAGAAGCAGCACCCGCCACCCCCGGGTCGCAGCACGACCAGGTCCCCACGGCATGGGCGGGATTCGTCCCCGGCCCCTGGCAGGACGCCATCGACGTGCGCGACTTCATCCAGCGCAACCTCACGCCCTACGACGGCGACGCGGCGTTCCTCGCCGGACCCACCGAGCGCACGACGCGCGTGTGGGACACCCTGAGCGCCATGTTCCCCGAGGAGCGCGAGAAGGGCGTCTACGACGTCGACCCGCACACCCCCGCCGGCATCACCGCCCACGGCCCCGGCTACATCAGCGATGACGACCACGTGATCGTCGGGCTCCAGACCGACGCTCCCCTGAAGCGGGCCATCATGCCCAACGGCGGCTGGCGCATGGTCGAGACCGCGCTCGACACCTACGGCTACGAGGTCGACCAGACCCTCAAGACGGTCTTCACCGAGTACCGCAAGACGCACAACCAGGGCGTCTTCGACGTCTACCCGCCCAAGGTCCGCGCCGCCCGCAGCGCCCACATCGTCACCGGCCTGCCCGACGCGTACGGCCGCGGCCGGATCATCGGCGACTACCGCCGCGTCGCCCTCTACGGCGTCGACGGCCTCATCGCCGCGAAGAAGCTCGACAAGCTCGACCTCGACACCCGCCCCTTCTCGGACAAGGTCGCGCGCGAGCGCGAGGAGCACGCGGAGCAGCTGCGGGCCCTCGTCGAGCTCAAGCAGATGGCGGCGAGCTACGGCGTGGACATCTCGGGCCCGGCGACCACGGCCGCCGAGGCCGTGCAATGGCTGTACTTCGGCTACCTCGCCTCGGTCAAGGAGCAGAACGGCGCGGCGATGTCGCTCGGCCGCACCTCGACGTTCCTCGACGTCTACATCGAGCGCGACCTCGCCGCCGGCACCCTCACCGAGGAGCGGGCCCAGGAGCTCGTCGACGACTTCGTGATCAAGCTGCGGATCGTCCGGTTCCTGCGCACCCCCGAGTACGATGCACTGTTCTCCGGCGACCCGACGTGGGTCACCGAGACGATCGGCGGCATCGGCGAGGACGGCCGCTCGATGGTCACCAAGAACTCGTTCCGGTTCCTGCAGACGCTGTACAACCTGGGGCCCGCGCCCGAGCCGAACATGACGGTCTTCTGGTCGAGCAAGCTCCCGCAGGGGTTCAAGGACTTCTGCGCGCAGGTCTCGATCGACACCTCGGCGGTGCAGTACGAGTCCGACGACCTCATCCGCTGCCGGTGGGGCGACGACGCGGCCATCGCGTGCTGCGTCTCGCCCATGCGCGTCGGCAAGCAGATGCAGTTCTTCGGCGCCCGCGTGAACCTCGCCAAGGCGCTGCTGTACGCCATCAACGGCGGCCGTGACGAGGTCAGCGGCAAGCAGGTCTCCCCCGCGGCCGCGCCCGTCGCCGACGCGATGCTGGACTACGACGACGTCATGGCCCGCTTCGACAAGACGATGGACTGGCTCGCCGACACCTACGTCGAGGCGCTCAACTGCATCCACTGGTCGCACGACAAGTACGCGTACGAGCGCATCGAGATGGCGCTGCACGACAAGAACGTGATGCGCACGATGGCCTGCGGCATCGCCGGGCTGTCGGTCGCGGCCGACTCGCTCGCGGCGATCAAGTACGCCGCCGTGACGCCCGTCTTCGACGAGCGCGGCATCGTGGTCGACTACGAGACCGAGGGCGAGTTCCCCACGTTCGGCAACGACGACGACCGCGCCGACGACATCGCGGTGGACCTCGTGGAGCGGTTCATGGCGAAGGTGCGCACGCACCCGACCTACCGCGACGCGGTGCCGACGCAGTCGGTGCTGACGATCACGTCGAACGTCGTGTACGGCAAGGCCACGGGCTCGACCCCCGACGGCCGCCGCGCCGGCGAGCCGTTCGCCCCGGGCGCGAACCCGATGAACGGGCGCGACACGCACGGCATGCTCGCCTCGGCGCTGTCGGTGGCGAAGCTGCCGTACAGCGAGGCCGAGGACGGCATCTCGCTGACCAACACGGTGGTCCCCTCGGGCCTGGGCCGCACGAAGGACGAGCAGGTGGCCAACCTCAGCGGTCTGCTGGACGCCTACATCGGCGCCAACGGCTACCACATGAACGTCAACGTGCTGAACCGCGAGACGCTCGAGGACGCCATGGAGCACCCGGAGAACTACCCGCAGCTGACGATCCGCGTCTCGGGCTACGCCGTCAACTTCGTCCGTCTCACCCGCGAGCAGCAGCTCGACGTGCTGTCTCGCACCTTCCACGGATCGATGTGA